The segment AAGCCGAGGCGGCGGCCTCTCTAACTGATTTGCCGACCCTCGGTTCAGATACCGCCGTGGTGATCGATGGGCGTATTCTAGGTAAACCGGTGGATTTTGATGCGGCCGCCGAGATGCTGCGGCTACTTTCGGGGCGGTGTCACGAGGTACTTACCGCCGTGGCGGTGAGTGGGCCAGAGGGGATGCTCTCCTGTTGCGTGGCCACCCAGGTTACGATGCGTGAGATAAGCGCCAATGAAATCGCTGCCTATTGGCGTACCGGTGAGCCCGCTGATAAAGCTGGCGGCTACGCAATACAGGGATTAGCCGCCATATTTGTAAAACACATTCAAGGCAGTCACTCAGCAGTGGTAGGGCTACCGCTGTTTGAAACGACGCACTTGCTATGCCGACAGGGAGTTCCTATCTGGCAGCGCGTGTAATTCCCTTATAATAGAGGGCGTCGCCGCTTGTATCACTGGCAAGGAATACGTCAACCAACAAGGAATTTTGCATGAGCGGTGAAGTTCTCATCAATTTAACGCCAATGGAGACCCGCGTCGCGCTGGTTGAAAATGGCGTTTTGCAAGAGGCACTGATCGAGCGTTCCCGTCGGCGTGGCATCGTGGGCAATATCTACAAAGGCAAAGTAGTGCGTGTACTGCCTGGAATGCAGGCTGCCTTTGTTGATATTGGCCTAGAGCGGGCGGCGTTTATTCATGCCCATGAAGTGATGCCACCCGGCACACCGCTCGATGAGCAGCAGACCATTGGCCAATTGCTTCATGAAGGCCAGGCGCTGGTGGTGCAAGCCACTAAAGACCCTATTGGTAGCAAAGGTGCGCGCTTAACCACACACCTGTCGGTTCCCTCACGCTACCTGGTGTATATGCCCGATTCGCCGAATCACGGCGTTTCGCAGCGCATTGAAGATGAGCGCGAACGCGAGCGTTTAAAAGCCTTGCTGGATAGCAGTATAGCGGAGCAGACGCTGGAAGTGACGGGCGGCTTTATTGTCCGTACGGCCGCGGAAGGTGTCGGTGACGAAGAGCTTAAAGGCGATATGCATTTTTTGCTGCGGCTGTGGCGTAAGGTGAGTGAGCGTAAGGTCACCGCGACGCCACAAAGCGTGATTTATGATGATTTGCCGCTCTTTATGCGCACTCTGCGCGACGTAATGCGAGACGATATTGAAAAAGTGCGTATCGATTCGCGGGAAAACTTCGTCAAACTGGTCGAGTTTGCCGAAGAGTTTATGCCCGATGCGGTTGAGCGGATTGAATACTACCCTGGCGAGCGGCCTATCTTTGACCTATACAGTGTCGAAGACGAGATCCAGAAAGCCTTGGGGCGTAAGGTGCAGTTGAAGTCCGGCGGCTATCTGGTGATTGACCCCACCGAGGCGATGACCACCATTGATGTGAATACCGGTGGTTATGTTGGTCATCGCAACCTTGAAGAGACTATTTTCAAAACCAACCTTGAGGCGGCCACGGCGATTGCCCGCCAGCTTCGGTTGCGCAACCTGGGCGGCATCATCATTATCGACTTTATCGATATGAGCGATGTTGAGCATCAGCGTCAAGTGTTGCGCGTATTGGAAAAAGCCTTAGAGCGCGACCATGCTAAAACCAAGTGTACCGGCGTCACTGAGCTTGGCTTGGTTCAGCTTACCCGTAAACGGACCCGGGAGAGCCTGGAGCAGACGCTCTGTGAAGCCTGTCCCACCTGCAGTGGCCGCGGTACGCTTAAAACCCCTGAAACTATCTGCTATGAGATCTTTCGGGAAATTTTGCGCGAAGAGCGTGCTTATAGCGCTGAAACCTACATGGTGCTGGCATCGCAGCCCGTCGTTGACCGTCTATTAGATGAAGAGTCAGCGGCAGTGGCCGATCTGGAGACGTTTATCAATAAAACGATTCGCTTTCAGGTAGAGCAGCACTACTCCCAAGAACAGTACGATATTGTGCTGATGTAATCATGCTGATTCGTTCGCTGGCGCGTTGGAGTTTGCTAATAGCGGCCTGGCTTTTGGGCAGCACGGCCGTGCTGCTGCTGCTGCTCCGTCTGGCAATCAGCCAATCCGATGCCCTTACTCCCCGCATCGAAGCGCTTCTTGAGGCGCGCATTGGCGTGCCGGTAACCATCGAACGCCTATCACTTTCTCTCGCCCGAAATGACCTGCTGCTACGACTTGATGGGGTTAACGCCGAAACCCCCGATGGACAAGCGCTGTTTTCCCTTGAGCATGCGGGACTGCGCTTGGATACCTGGGCGTCGCTTGCCAATATGGCGCCGATTTTTAGCGATGCGCGCATCAGCGGTATACAGTTTCACCTCTATCAAGGTTCGGGGGTATCTTTGGAGTGGCCCGAGCCCGCTGAATTACCGCTATTGATAGCGGCAGAACCCGACGTGGACCTGGCCACCATTGATAGCTGGGCAGGCTTGATTTTGCGTCAACGTGTGTGGGTGGATGACACCCGCGTGGTGCTGCATGGCAAGCACGACACTGTCATGCTGCATGCTCAGACGCTGTTACTGACCGGTGATGAGCGGCGCACAAGGCTAGAAGGTGCTATCAATATCGCGGAAACGCTAGAGCAGGCTCGCGATATTGCCCTACCTGCCGCTGAAATTAAGGTCGAAATGCAGCCCGGCCGACGCGGTTTTAGCGATTTTTCGGCAGCGCTGCAGTTGGATATTCAGCTTGATCAATTAGTTGCGCTGGCGGATATGTTCCGACCTGATCATGCCGCTTATCTCGAGCAGGCCGGGGGCAGTGCTCGGCTATGGGGGCGCTGGAGCTCCGGACGCCTTGAGGAAGCTCGTGTCGCCGTCGACGTCCCACAGTTAACGCTACGCCATCAAGTTCAGTACGCCGTGTTAAGAGACATTAAGGCCAATGGTCTGTGGCAGCGCGACGGCGAAGGGGGTGAGGCGTGGCTAAGCGGCGACGCTGAGAGCGTGGAGTGGGCCCAGCCTCCCGGTGGCAGCGTTGGGCCGGCCTTGCCTCGCTACTGGCACGCTACCCATCAGCCTGGGCTCTGGGAAGTTCGCACCAGTGCCTTTGAGCTCGCCTCGCTGACCGCTTGGCGCGACTATGTATTGCTCCCCGAATCCGTTACGCGAGTATTGCAAACCCTCGCCCCCCGAGGGCAAGTCGAGGGGTTACATATTGGGCAGCAGGATGGCCGCTGGGGAGTGGACGCAGCGCTCTCGGGTGTGGAAGTGTCGCCGTGGCAGCAGGCGCCAGGTGGCGGTCCGCTGGACGCCTGGGTACAGGCGCGTGATTTTCGCGGTCGCGTTCTGTTTAGTAGTAGTGGCGATAGTACTCTCTATTTCCCAGAGTTTTTTGCCGCTCCCATGCAGCTTCGACGTGCTGAAGGGGAAGTCGAGTGGGTATACGATGGACCTAACACCATGGTGAGCGGTAAGAACCTTAGCGTTGACTGGGACGGGGCACAGATAGCGGGTGACTTCGGGTTGGTAACGGGTAATCAGCGCGGCCATTTTGGTTTGGATATTAATTTTAGTGACGTGGACGCCCTGGAACGACCATTGGCTCAGTGGCTGCCGCTAAGCGTGATGGATGACGAGCTGCAGGAGTGGCTGC is part of the Halomonas alkaliantarctica genome and harbors:
- a CDS encoding Maf family protein, with the protein product MTTPVLCLASASPRRRDLLASIGVPVTVHPCDIDETPLAGETAQAYVPRLAVAKAEAAASLTDLPTLGSDTAVVIDGRILGKPVDFDAAAEMLRLLSGRCHEVLTAVAVSGPEGMLSCCVATQVTMREISANEIAAYWRTGEPADKAGGYAIQGLAAIFVKHIQGSHSAVVGLPLFETTHLLCRQGVPIWQRV
- the rng gene encoding ribonuclease G, which translates into the protein MSGEVLINLTPMETRVALVENGVLQEALIERSRRRGIVGNIYKGKVVRVLPGMQAAFVDIGLERAAFIHAHEVMPPGTPLDEQQTIGQLLHEGQALVVQATKDPIGSKGARLTTHLSVPSRYLVYMPDSPNHGVSQRIEDERERERLKALLDSSIAEQTLEVTGGFIVRTAAEGVGDEELKGDMHFLLRLWRKVSERKVTATPQSVIYDDLPLFMRTLRDVMRDDIEKVRIDSRENFVKLVEFAEEFMPDAVERIEYYPGERPIFDLYSVEDEIQKALGRKVQLKSGGYLVIDPTEAMTTIDVNTGGYVGHRNLEETIFKTNLEAATAIARQLRLRNLGGIIIIDFIDMSDVEHQRQVLRVLEKALERDHAKTKCTGVTELGLVQLTRKRTRESLEQTLCEACPTCSGRGTLKTPETICYEIFREILREERAYSAETYMVLASQPVVDRLLDEESAAVADLETFINKTIRFQVEQHYSQEQYDIVLM